The following proteins are co-located in the Halorussus caseinilyticus genome:
- a CDS encoding DUF6789 family protein, whose translation MDGEETEVSPEFRDDVNEGTEPDFDHLWGIVTDGLIGAVGGLVGTGSLTVGLLIAASLGVFDINEFATLAELTGLNVLFESNPAAVGYVLFLLTGMVMWPLLFASIGSYLPGEKYAVKGIPFGFVLWTGFAPAFYADYTGLALVLYLVLTLGAHFSYGFTLGAVFDYLGDRPETLV comes from the coding sequence ATGGATGGGGAAGAAACAGAAGTCTCGCCCGAGTTTCGTGACGACGTAAACGAGGGGACCGAACCGGACTTCGACCACCTGTGGGGTATCGTCACCGACGGACTCATCGGGGCCGTCGGGGGTCTCGTCGGCACCGGGTCGCTGACCGTGGGACTGCTCATCGCGGCGTCTCTCGGCGTCTTCGACATCAACGAGTTCGCTACGCTGGCCGAACTCACCGGACTCAACGTCCTGTTCGAGTCGAACCCCGCGGCGGTCGGATACGTCCTGTTCCTGCTGACTGGGATGGTGATGTGGCCGCTCCTGTTCGCGTCCATCGGGTCGTACCTGCCGGGCGAGAAGTACGCGGTCAAGGGCATCCCGTTCGGGTTCGTCCTCTGGACCGGGTTCGCGCCCGCCTTCTACGCGGACTACACCGGACTGGCGCTGGTGCTGTACCTCGTGTTGACGCTCGGCGCGCACTTCTCGTACGGGTTCACGCTCGGCGCGGTGTTCGACTACCTCGGCGACCGTCCGGAGACGTTAGTGTAG
- a CDS encoding mRNA 3'-end processing factor: protein MTVRRDDGIRIDAGRTYVADAASAVGDVNIVSHAHADHTFRKTPETVVCSAPTAALVEARTGASVPEFREGTERVTLHPSGHVVGSRAALVEADGADRPDGAARRYLYTGDFSVRDRLYLEGFDPVDADVLVTETTYGDPAYRFPPEEELQGRIRDWMADNDDRPLVLFGYSLGRAQKLQRLARQATNRRIVVHDAIRTVNDAIEDATNLEFPAESIPSPLSVEADSGDEIAGDEIVVLPTNLARSDWVTNLAERHDALKAGFSGWAVEESFRYRGGYDATFPLTDHCDFDELVEVVRAVDPEVVYTHHGSAAAFADHLAVHHDYDARPLLGDQTRLDQF from the coding sequence ATGACGGTCCGACGCGACGACGGCATCCGAATCGACGCCGGGCGGACCTACGTCGCCGACGCCGCGAGCGCCGTCGGCGACGTGAACATCGTGAGCCACGCTCACGCCGACCACACCTTCCGGAAGACTCCGGAAACGGTGGTCTGTTCGGCCCCGACCGCGGCGCTGGTCGAGGCCCGAACCGGCGCGTCGGTGCCCGAGTTCCGCGAGGGCACCGAAAGGGTGACGCTCCACCCCTCGGGCCACGTCGTCGGGTCGCGGGCCGCGCTGGTGGAGGCAGACGGCGCGGACCGGCCGGACGGGGCCGCGCGCCGGTACCTCTACACCGGCGACTTCTCGGTCCGGGACCGCCTCTACTTGGAGGGGTTCGACCCGGTTGACGCCGACGTGCTGGTGACGGAGACGACCTACGGCGACCCGGCATATCGGTTCCCACCCGAGGAAGAGCTTCAGGGCCGGATTCGGGACTGGATGGCCGACAACGACGACCGACCGCTCGTGCTGTTCGGCTACTCGCTGGGCCGCGCCCAGAAACTCCAGCGACTCGCGCGACAGGCGACGAACCGCCGAATCGTCGTCCACGACGCGATTCGGACCGTCAACGACGCCATCGAGGACGCGACGAACCTCGAATTTCCGGCCGAGTCGATTCCGTCACCGCTGTCGGTAGAAGCCGACAGCGGTGACGAAATCGCAGGCGACGAAATCGTGGTCCTCCCGACCAACCTCGCCCGGAGCGACTGGGTAACGAATCTCGCCGAGCGCCACGACGCGCTGAAGGCCGGATTCTCCGGGTGGGCGGTCGAAGAGTCGTTCCGCTACCGCGGGGGCTACGACGCCACCTTCCCGCTGACCGACCACTGCGACTTCGACGAGTTGGTCGAAGTCGTCCGAGCCGTGGACCCCGAAGTCGTCTACACCCACCACGGGTCCGCGGCGGCGTTCGCCGACCACCTCGCCGTCCACCACGACTACGACGCCCGACCTTTGCTCGGCGACCAGACGCGACTGGACCAGTTCTGA
- a CDS encoding DUF2250 domain-containing protein yields the protein MSHKRGRIRSADEEILEGFHRTQPDYVPFVANRLGLHLDYADERCARLTEFGLLERVTGEAVYRVTELGERYLAGEVDAADFAADGGRATGD from the coding sequence ATGTCGCACAAACGAGGTCGAATTCGGAGCGCGGACGAAGAGATTCTCGAAGGCTTCCACCGCACGCAACCGGACTACGTTCCGTTCGTGGCGAATCGGCTCGGCCTCCACCTCGACTACGCCGACGAGCGGTGCGCCCGACTCACGGAGTTCGGACTGTTAGAGCGCGTGACGGGCGAGGCCGTCTACCGCGTGACGGAACTCGGGGAGCGGTATCTCGCTGGCGAGGTGGACGCCGCCGACTTCGCGGCCGACGGCGGGCGAGCGACGGGCGACTGA
- a CDS encoding DUF7471 family protein, whose product MNFTPTTWTLLDAGHVESVDLAFVGLLALAGVGSVVLLGLALAALVRRPSRSYLLVTLALATLLARTAVAVLTLTSSVAAGPHHLLEHALDAVMASLVVAAVYDARSARQSAADDSPPIRSDGGSEPVESERVPSRESATARERGSADERGRESAHGAHERGRDDLREGER is encoded by the coding sequence ATGAACTTCACACCTACGACGTGGACGCTTCTCGACGCGGGGCACGTCGAGAGCGTGGACCTCGCGTTCGTCGGTCTGCTCGCGTTGGCGGGGGTCGGGTCGGTCGTCCTCCTCGGTCTCGCGCTGGCGGCGTTGGTCCGGCGACCCTCCCGGTCGTACCTGTTGGTGACGCTGGCGCTGGCGACCCTGCTCGCTCGAACCGCCGTCGCAGTGCTGACGCTCACCAGTTCGGTCGCCGCGGGACCGCACCACTTGCTCGAACACGCACTCGACGCGGTGATGGCCTCGCTGGTCGTCGCGGCCGTCTACGACGCCCGCTCTGCCCGCCAGTCCGCGGCCGATGATAGTCCGCCGATTCGGAGCGACGGCGGGTCCGAACCGGTCGAATCCGAGCGCGTGCCGTCGCGCGAGAGCGCGACGGCGCGCGAACGCGGGAGCGCAGACGAACGCGGCCGTGAGTCCGCGCACGGCGCGCACGAACGCGGACGCGACGACTTGCGGGAGGGCGAGCGATGA
- a CDS encoding ion transporter, with protein MTGDSKRRVAVLLDSSGESSASRATNAFVGALILLNVVAVVLETIDPVYARYRTVFRLFELLSIVVFVVEFALRFWASTARPGYEGPVLGRLRFLVNPYAVADLLAILPFVLGVAALDLRFIRVVRAFWFLRLFRESAVWQSRQRFVRVVRARRADLSIAVMLAVLVFFVSSGLLYYAERPAGTFASIPDAMWWAVITLTTVGYGDVVPVTLLGRLFAGLTALGGIGLFALPASILAAGYEDVSEPTRSADADAECPNCGYRLDDSE; from the coding sequence ATGACCGGAGACTCGAAACGCCGCGTGGCCGTCCTCCTCGACAGTTCGGGCGAGAGTTCGGCCAGCAGAGCGACGAACGCTTTCGTCGGGGCGCTGATTCTGCTGAACGTCGTCGCCGTCGTCTTGGAGACCATAGACCCGGTGTACGCTCGCTATCGGACGGTGTTTCGGTTGTTCGAGCTACTTTCGATTGTGGTGTTCGTCGTCGAGTTCGCGCTTCGGTTCTGGGCATCGACTGCCAGACCGGGCTACGAGGGTCCCGTTCTCGGGCGTCTCAGGTTCCTCGTCAATCCCTACGCCGTCGCCGACCTGCTGGCGATTCTCCCGTTCGTCCTCGGAGTCGCGGCGCTCGACCTTCGGTTTATCCGCGTCGTCAGGGCGTTCTGGTTCCTGCGCCTGTTCCGCGAGTCGGCCGTCTGGCAGTCGCGCCAGCGGTTCGTCCGGGTCGTCCGCGCGCGGCGCGCCGACCTCTCGATAGCCGTGATGCTCGCCGTCCTCGTGTTCTTCGTCTCGTCGGGCCTGCTGTACTACGCCGAACGACCCGCCGGTACCTTCGCCAGCATCCCGGACGCGATGTGGTGGGCGGTCATCACGCTGACGACGGTGGGCTACGGCGACGTGGTTCCCGTCACGCTTCTCGGCCGCCTCTTCGCCGGACTGACCGCGCTCGGGGGTATCGGATTGTTCGCGCTTCCCGCGAGCATCCTCGCGGCCGGGTACGAGGACGTATCGGAACCGACGCGCTCCGCCGACGCGGACGCCGAGTGCCCGAACTGCGGGTATCGCCTCGACGATTCGGAGTGA
- a CDS encoding tyrosine-type recombinase/integrase: MTKSPSPAEEDPFADVRWTTCSLDDFRDLYWEVVAPRLDAEGRDPETHRPTHQWFRDEGLRGFLAALRRHHDRSFGEFWREDLALGDDEGYDWATDDPDTREALETFLDRRRTRHSLQQSSIDAKRRRLNCYVEAYREANDADDLLSPVASDSATPTHEAVNRCYAAFDWLNEQSYSARTKIRVRGVVDDWYQHLVGRRLAAVNPATGLYDEFKWQTEDSNPSSLAARHVRALARAAESPRERLLVVALAAWGLRANEVASLHVSQIVRDVGDDEVPYVTFAERKNGPGEVNLVYGLDALDARTDRLAGGDWSGYLFPSGRGETPHATRETVWSWFRELAERAGLPEKIDGERPSPQLCRRYWYDTYTSVLEGVLEGVEDIAAEQGSDDPRVVLSNYLSEERARRVRREFMRSELAEAFEMR, translated from the coding sequence GTGACCAAATCGCCGAGTCCCGCGGAGGAAGACCCGTTCGCGGACGTTCGCTGGACGACCTGCTCGCTCGACGACTTCCGGGACCTCTACTGGGAAGTCGTCGCCCCGCGCCTCGACGCGGAGGGCCGCGACCCCGAGACCCACCGGCCGACCCATCAGTGGTTCCGCGACGAGGGTCTGCGGGGGTTCCTCGCGGCGCTTCGCCGTCACCACGACCGTTCGTTCGGCGAGTTCTGGCGCGAGGACCTCGCGCTCGGCGACGACGAGGGATACGACTGGGCCACCGACGACCCCGACACCCGCGAGGCGCTGGAGACGTTCCTCGACCGGCGGCGAACCCGGCACTCACTCCAGCAGTCGTCAATCGACGCTAAACGCCGCCGACTGAACTGCTACGTCGAGGCCTACCGTGAAGCTAACGACGCTGACGACCTGCTCTCGCCTGTCGCCAGCGACTCCGCGACGCCGACCCACGAGGCGGTGAATCGCTGTTACGCCGCGTTCGACTGGCTGAACGAACAGTCCTACAGCGCCCGGACGAAGATTCGCGTCCGCGGCGTCGTGGACGACTGGTACCAGCACCTCGTCGGCCGCCGCCTCGCCGCGGTCAACCCCGCGACGGGCCTCTACGACGAGTTCAAGTGGCAGACCGAGGACTCGAACCCGTCGAGTCTCGCCGCGCGCCACGTCCGCGCCCTCGCTCGCGCGGCCGAGTCCCCGCGCGAGCGCCTGCTGGTGGTCGCGCTGGCGGCGTGGGGCCTCCGAGCGAACGAAGTCGCCAGCCTCCACGTCTCCCAAATCGTCCGCGACGTGGGCGACGACGAGGTACCCTACGTCACTTTCGCGGAGCGAAAGAACGGACCGGGCGAGGTTAACCTCGTCTACGGACTCGACGCCTTAGACGCCCGAACCGACCGACTCGCGGGTGGCGACTGGTCCGGCTACCTCTTCCCCTCCGGGCGAGGCGAAACTCCCCACGCGACCCGTGAAACCGTCTGGTCGTGGTTCCGCGAGTTGGCCGAGCGCGCGGGTCTCCCCGAGAAAATCGACGGCGAGCGCCCGAGTCCGCAACTCTGCCGTCGGTACTGGTACGACACCTACACTTCCGTTCTCGAAGGCGTCTTGGAGGGCGTCGAGGACATCGCGGCCGAACAGGGAAGCGACGACCCGCGCGTCGTCCTCTCGAACTACCTCTCCGAGGAGCGCGCTCGCCGAGTTCGCCGGGAGTTCATGCGGTCGGAACTGGCCGAGGCGTTCGAGATGCGGTAA
- a CDS encoding FAD-dependent oxidoreductase has translation MPTVAIVGGGPAGLSAGLFTAKNGLETVVFDTDETWMHKAHLFNYLGIRSIAGDEFQAVARGQAEDRGVDLRMGEAVTGVEEDGGGFTVTTEEGEYDARYVVFATGTDTDLPESLGCEMDDEGLVDVDLSMETSVGNAYATGAMIRNQEWQAVISAGDGGAAALDILSEEKGEHFHDFDTPADVPSLSDLPDEEDE, from the coding sequence ATGCCAACAGTCGCAATCGTCGGCGGCGGCCCCGCCGGACTCAGCGCCGGACTGTTCACCGCGAAGAACGGCCTCGAAACCGTCGTGTTCGACACCGACGAGACGTGGATGCACAAGGCCCACCTCTTCAACTACCTCGGCATCCGGTCCATCGCGGGCGACGAGTTCCAAGCCGTCGCCCGCGGGCAGGCCGAGGACCGCGGCGTTGACCTCCGGATGGGCGAGGCGGTCACCGGAGTCGAAGAGGACGGCGGAGGCTTCACCGTCACGACCGAAGAGGGCGAGTACGACGCCCGGTACGTCGTCTTCGCCACCGGAACCGATACCGACCTGCCCGAGTCGCTGGGGTGCGAGATGGACGACGAGGGTCTCGTGGACGTGGACCTCTCGATGGAGACCAGCGTCGGGAACGCCTACGCCACCGGCGCGATGATTCGCAATCAGGAGTGGCAGGCCGTCATCTCGGCGGGCGACGGCGGCGCGGCGGCGCTCGACATCCTGAGCGAAGAGAAGGGCGAACACTTCCACGACTTCGACACGCCGGCGGACGTGCCGAGTCTGAGCGACCTGCCAGACGAAGAAGACGAGTAG
- a CDS encoding winged helix-turn-helix transcriptional regulator has product MNETRRSIADHVRSNPGVHFNGVVRALDLAPGQVQYHLRRLSADERVVTDEVQGRTHLYPPEYDDWERSALAMFRRETARDVLAFLLDAGETTPAELTDELGLARSTVEWHLDNLTDYDLVDKRREGNRVYLEPARPKATADLLGEITPSLPERMVDRFTTLVDSLVEE; this is encoded by the coding sequence ATGAACGAGACCCGCCGGTCCATCGCCGACCACGTTCGGTCGAACCCCGGCGTTCACTTCAACGGCGTCGTCCGGGCGCTGGACCTCGCGCCGGGGCAGGTCCAGTACCACCTCCGGCGACTCTCGGCCGACGAGCGAGTCGTGACCGACGAGGTGCAGGGCCGGACCCACCTCTACCCGCCGGAGTACGACGACTGGGAGCGGTCGGCGCTCGCCATGTTCCGGCGCGAAACCGCCCGCGACGTGCTGGCCTTCCTGCTCGACGCCGGGGAGACGACGCCCGCCGAACTCACCGACGAGTTGGGTCTCGCCCGGAGTACCGTCGAGTGGCACCTCGACAACCTGACCGATTACGACCTCGTGGACAAGCGCCGCGAGGGGAACCGCGTCTACCTCGAACCCGCCCGCCCGAAGGCCACCGCCGACCTGCTCGGCGAGATTACGCCGTCGCTCCCCGAGCGCATGGTGGACCGATTCACGACGCTCGTGGACAGTCTGGTCGAAGAGTAG
- a CDS encoding TIGR00266 family protein: protein MRHEVESGPAYSLLNVTLEDGEQIQAEGGAMVSHGENVSMDTNATGGFLRSLRRSVFGGESFFQNTFTATGGEGTVTLAPPLPGDVTHEELSDETVYVQSGSYVAGDTDLDVDTEFGGAKTFFGSEGLFLLKVSGSGPLFASSYGAIKSVDLDDGETYTVDTGHIVAFEASADFAVRRVAGLKSTILSGEGLVCRFEGPGRVWLQTRSPDAFLSWLLPKISRTTYANDGSP, encoded by the coding sequence ATGCGACACGAAGTCGAATCCGGCCCGGCGTACTCGCTTCTGAACGTCACGCTCGAAGACGGCGAGCAGATTCAGGCCGAGGGCGGCGCGATGGTGAGTCACGGCGAGAACGTCTCGATGGACACCAACGCGACCGGCGGGTTCCTCCGGTCGCTTCGCCGGAGCGTCTTCGGCGGCGAGAGTTTCTTCCAGAACACCTTCACCGCGACGGGTGGCGAGGGCACGGTGACGCTCGCGCCGCCGTTGCCGGGCGACGTGACTCACGAGGAACTGTCGGACGAGACAGTCTACGTCCAGTCGGGGTCGTACGTCGCGGGCGACACCGACCTCGACGTGGACACGGAGTTCGGCGGAGCGAAGACGTTCTTCGGGAGCGAGGGCCTGTTCCTGCTGAAAGTCTCGGGGTCGGGTCCGCTGTTCGCGTCGAGTTACGGGGCCATCAAGTCCGTCGATTTGGACGACGGCGAGACGTACACCGTGGACACCGGCCACATCGTCGCGTTCGAGGCGTCGGCCGACTTCGCGGTCCGGCGCGTGGCGGGCCTGAAGTCCACGATACTCTCGGGCGAGGGACTGGTGTGTCGGTTCGAGGGACCGGGCCGGGTGTGGTTGCAGACCCGGAGTCCCGACGCCTTCCTGTCGTGGCTACTGCCCAAGATTTCCCGGACGACGTACGCGAACGACGGTTCGCCGTAA
- a CDS encoding DUF7410 domain-containing protein, with product MVVSDSEVRVPDAETPARCPHCRRPFRTERLRALHVGDSHAEDCSADQREAYDAALEAEREDLFVYHLKVVAGLVAVYAFFFFTYLAVSMVQASG from the coding sequence ATGGTCGTCTCTGACTCCGAGGTTCGCGTCCCCGACGCCGAGACGCCCGCCCGGTGCCCCCACTGTCGCCGCCCGTTCCGGACCGAGCGACTGCGCGCGCTCCACGTCGGCGACTCCCACGCCGAGGACTGCTCGGCCGACCAGCGCGAGGCCTACGACGCGGCGCTGGAAGCCGAACGCGAAGACCTGTTCGTCTACCATCTGAAGGTGGTCGCGGGACTGGTCGCGGTGTACGCCTTCTTCTTCTTCACGTATCTGGCGGTGTCGATGGTACAGGCTTCGGGGTGA
- a CDS encoding cytochrome C oxidase subunit IV family protein, whose amino-acid sequence MTRIKLYTAIYVVLFAFATAQVLVEQSGGLPYWRAFWVIIALSFVKALLVAWYYQHLKWEPRSVSFTMFVGLLAALALTTAAAYSIL is encoded by the coding sequence ATGACCAGAATCAAACTCTACACCGCGATTTACGTCGTGTTGTTCGCGTTCGCAACCGCGCAGGTTCTCGTCGAGCAGTCGGGCGGCCTGCCCTACTGGAGAGCGTTCTGGGTCATCATCGCCCTGTCGTTCGTGAAGGCGCTTTTGGTGGCGTGGTACTACCAGCACCTCAAGTGGGAACCCCGGTCGGTGTCGTTCACGATGTTCGTCGGTCTGCTGGCGGCGCTGGCGCTCACGACTGCGGCGGCGTACTCGATACTGTAG
- the coxB gene encoding cytochrome c oxidase subunit II — protein sequence MIPSVGAILLPVGELLPAQSGIVPKGTRVEVFRQIFTVFLALGTLVGVVVVGYMVYNAYKYRDRDDRSGDDEAPRLGELPTGGGGGRKLFLSFGLSTIIVVSLIVWTYGTLLYVEENPPGDAEEDVRIEVVGFRFGWEFVYPNGHTSSTLRVPEGETVHLSVTSDDVFHTFGVPELRVKTDAIPGQRTDTWFVANETATYEARCFELCGAGHSYMTADVVVVEPDEYESWYANTTGSNETASSATNNSALAAPAGAASAGVEAGVGARNAGVGASAGVRASAPAGALARG from the coding sequence ATGATTCCGTCGGTCGGAGCGATACTCCTCCCCGTCGGTGAGTTGCTCCCGGCGCAGTCCGGGATAGTACCGAAGGGAACCCGAGTGGAGGTGTTTCGACAGATATTCACGGTGTTTCTGGCGCTGGGGACGCTGGTGGGGGTCGTGGTCGTGGGTTACATGGTGTACAACGCCTACAAGTACCGCGACCGGGACGACCGGTCGGGCGACGACGAAGCGCCCAGACTCGGCGAACTCCCCACGGGCGGCGGCGGCGGCCGGAAACTGTTCCTCTCGTTCGGACTGAGTACCATCATCGTCGTCTCGCTCATCGTCTGGACCTACGGAACCCTGTTGTACGTCGAGGAGAACCCGCCCGGCGACGCCGAGGAGGACGTGCGAATCGAAGTCGTCGGCTTCCGGTTCGGGTGGGAGTTCGTCTATCCCAACGGCCACACGTCGAGTACCCTGCGCGTCCCCGAGGGCGAGACAGTCCACCTCAGCGTCACCTCCGACGACGTGTTTCACACCTTCGGAGTCCCGGAGTTGCGGGTGAAGACCGACGCGATTCCGGGCCAGCGGACCGACACGTGGTTCGTCGCCAACGAGACGGCCACCTACGAGGCCAGATGCTTCGAACTCTGCGGGGCGGGCCACTCATACATGACCGCGGACGTGGTGGTCGTGGAACCCGACGAGTACGAGTCGTGGTACGCCAACACCACGGGGTCGAACGAAACGGCGTCGAGCGCCACAAATAACTCCGCGCTCGCCGCGCCCGCGGGCGCGGCGAGCGCAGGCGTCGAAGCAGGCGTCGGCGCACGTAACGCAGGCGTTGGTGCAAGCGCCGGAGTCCGCGCGAGCGCACCAGCGGGTGCGCTCGCGCGGGGGTGA
- a CDS encoding cbb3-type cytochrome c oxidase subunit I: MTDGETDAQADGGYAETTHGADHHHDLPDPGSVKRWLVTTNHKDVGVLYTVTALFFLVFGGVLALLMRLQLWTPGANLLEPLQYNQAVSAHGLIMIFWFLSPFAFGFANYVVPLQIGAKDLAFPRLNALSYWLYLFSGILLGVSFFQGGTFAGGWTMYAPLNLPVYTPNIGASTAVLALVMFTASVTIGSVNFLTTMHRMRAEGLTLRRMPLFTWTILLTTWMMLFAFAALLAALMILSADRLLGTQYFAATGHAGSLLWAHLFWFFGHPEVYIVFFPALGVMAECFQTFTGRRLVGRKWFIAAMVLVALQSFLVWMHHMFLTSINLQIKTLFMATTIGISLPFDLMVFALIYTTVKGRVRFTTPFLFSFGALILFILGGITGVFLGAVVLDYEFRGTYWVVAHFHYVMVGGVTALVGGLYYWYPKMTGKMYDEFLGKVHFALYFVGFNLLYFPMFVAWETPRRDFVYPEAFVGWHQLATVGGFVLGASFLVMFYNLAVSLWTGDDADDNPWEYSTTTEWAIPSPPPLENFPGRPSFTSGTLEFRRGPGRAADGGELEADGGAALDADAPEESESHASIWPFATGVASFVLLLGLSGMQDASYPAGLEGGFYVAATLGGLGGGLWTLVRMASEEFHALTGPFGESWPFEGVENTKLGVWIFLASDVVLFGAFIGSYAFIRVAEGWTDWHHLIPEAHVPLPGLINTYLLLTSSFTVVLALVAAEKGSRWGLVGSLTTTFVLGVAFLVNKALEWLHLFHVHTEAFPQGWDIGTNVASSTFYLTTGLHGLHVVAGLVVTLYLIVRAWNGAYLDDDRPVEYFGLYWHFVDIVWLFLFPLFYIL, translated from the coding sequence ATGACCGACGGAGAAACCGACGCGCAAGCGGACGGCGGGTACGCCGAGACCACCCACGGGGCCGACCACCACCACGACCTGCCCGACCCCGGGAGCGTCAAGCGATGGCTGGTCACGACCAACCACAAGGACGTTGGCGTTCTCTACACCGTCACGGCGCTGTTCTTCCTCGTGTTCGGCGGCGTGCTGGCGCTGTTGATGCGCCTGCAACTCTGGACGCCCGGCGCGAACCTGCTCGAACCGCTCCAGTACAATCAGGCCGTCTCCGCCCACGGTCTCATCATGATTTTCTGGTTCCTCTCGCCGTTCGCGTTCGGGTTCGCCAACTACGTCGTCCCGCTTCAAATCGGCGCGAAGGATTTGGCGTTTCCCCGACTCAACGCGCTTTCGTACTGGCTGTATCTGTTCTCCGGAATCCTGCTCGGCGTCTCCTTCTTCCAAGGCGGCACCTTCGCGGGCGGGTGGACGATGTACGCGCCGCTGAACCTCCCGGTGTACACCCCGAACATCGGTGCGAGTACCGCGGTGCTGGCGCTGGTTATGTTCACCGCCTCCGTCACCATCGGGTCGGTCAACTTCCTGACAACGATGCACCGGATGCGCGCGGAGGGTCTGACCCTGCGCCGGATGCCGCTGTTTACGTGGACCATCCTGCTCACGACGTGGATGATGCTGTTCGCGTTCGCCGCCCTGCTCGCGGCGCTGATGATTCTCTCCGCGGACCGACTGCTCGGCACCCAGTACTTCGCGGCGACGGGTCACGCCGGGTCGCTCCTGTGGGCGCATCTGTTCTGGTTCTTCGGCCATCCGGAGGTGTACATCGTCTTCTTCCCGGCGCTGGGCGTGATGGCCGAGTGCTTCCAGACGTTCACTGGTCGGCGACTCGTCGGCCGCAAGTGGTTCATCGCGGCGATGGTGCTGGTGGCCCTCCAGAGCTTCCTCGTCTGGATGCACCACATGTTCCTGACGAGCATCAACCTCCAGATAAAGACGCTGTTCATGGCGACCACCATCGGCATCTCGCTTCCCTTCGACCTGATGGTGTTCGCGCTCATCTACACCACCGTCAAAGGCCGGGTGCGATTCACCACGCCGTTCCTGTTCTCCTTTGGCGCGCTGATACTGTTCATCCTCGGAGGCATCACCGGCGTCTTCCTCGGCGCAGTGGTGCTAGACTACGAGTTCCGGGGCACCTACTGGGTGGTCGCGCACTTCCACTACGTGATGGTCGGCGGCGTCACCGCGCTGGTCGGGGGTCTCTACTACTGGTACCCCAAGATGACCGGCAAGATGTACGACGAGTTCTTGGGGAAAGTCCACTTCGCGCTCTACTTCGTCGGGTTCAACCTGCTGTACTTCCCGATGTTCGTCGCGTGGGAGACCCCCAGACGGGACTTCGTGTACCCCGAGGCGTTCGTCGGGTGGCACCAACTCGCCACCGTCGGCGGGTTCGTGCTGGGCGCGTCGTTCCTCGTGATGTTCTACAACCTCGCGGTCAGCCTCTGGACCGGCGACGACGCCGACGACAACCCGTGGGAGTACTCGACCACCACCGAGTGGGCGATTCCCTCGCCGCCGCCCCTCGAAAACTTCCCCGGTCGGCCCTCGTTCACCAGCGGGACGCTGGAGTTCCGGCGGGGACCGGGCCGGGCCGCGGACGGCGGCGAACTCGAAGCAGACGGCGGCGCGGCGCTGGACGCCGACGCCCCCGAGGAATCCGAGAGTCACGCCAGCATCTGGCCGTTCGCCACCGGCGTCGCGTCGTTCGTCCTCCTACTCGGCCTGTCGGGGATGCAGGACGCGAGCTATCCCGCCGGTCTCGAAGGCGGGTTCTACGTTGCGGCGACGCTCGGGGGACTCGGCGGCGGACTCTGGACGCTGGTCCGGATGGCCAGCGAGGAGTTCCACGCGCTGACCGGGCCGTTCGGCGAGAGTTGGCCGTTCGAGGGCGTCGAGAACACCAAGCTCGGCGTCTGGATATTCCTCGCCAGCGACGTGGTGCTGTTCGGCGCGTTTATCGGCTCCTACGCCTTCATCCGAGTCGCGGAGGGATGGACCGACTGGCACCACCTGATTCCGGAGGCCCACGTCCCGCTTCCGGGACTGATAAACACCTACCTCCTGCTGACGAGCAGTTTCACCGTCGTCCTCGCACTGGTCGCCGCCGAGAAGGGGAGTCGGTGGGGACTTGTCGGGTCGCTGACGACGACGTTCGTCCTCGGTGTCGCGTTCCTCGTCAACAAGGCGCTCGAATGGCTCCACCTGTTTCACGTCCACACCGAGGCGTTCCCGCAGGGGTGGGACATCGGCACGAACGTCGCGTCCTCGACGTTCTACCTGACGACCGGACTGCACGGTCTGCACGTCGTCGCCGGTCTCGTCGTTACTTTGTATTTGATTGTGCGCGCGTGGAACGGCGCGTACCTCGACGACGACAGGCCCGTCGAGTACTTCGGGTTGTACTGGCACTTCGTGGACATCGTGTGGCTGTTCCTGTTCCCCCTGTTCTACATCCTGTAA